From the genome of Carettochelys insculpta isolate YL-2023 chromosome 12, ASM3395843v1, whole genome shotgun sequence, one region includes:
- the C12H15orf61 gene encoding uncharacterized protein C15orf61 homolog produces the protein MLLLRQLHEAALRLLLAPAGGGSKPKASEVLSQHLRQRGLPHWTSYCVKYSAVRNDQFGLSHFNWQVDGANYHVLRTGCFPFIKYHCSRGPRRDLALQNAAFTALKLVNAGIPTLLYGIGSWFLVSVTETVHTSCGPVTIYFLNKEDEGAMY, from the exons atGCTGCTCCTGCGGCAGCTGCACGAGGCAGCCCTGAGGCTCCTCCTAGCGCCCGCCGGGGGCGGCTCCAAGCCCAAGGCCTCCGAGGTGCTGAGCCAGCACCTGCGGCAGCGGGGCCTGCCCCACTGGACCTCGTACTGCGTGAAGTACAGCGCCGTGCGCAACGACCAGTTCGGCCTCTCGCACTTCAACTGGCAGGTGGACGGCGCCAACTACCACGTCCTGCGCACGGGCTGCTTCCCCTTCATCAAGTACCACTGCTCGCGGGGCCCGCGCCGCGACCTGGCGCTGCAGAACGCCGCCTTCACCGCCCTCAAGCTCGTCAACGCGG GCATCCCAACTTTATTATATGGAATTGGCTCCTGGTTTCTTGTCAGTGTCACAGAGACTGTTCACACAAGTTGTGGCccagttactatttattttctGAACAAAGAAGATGAAGGTGCCATGTACTGA